The following is a genomic window from Meriones unguiculatus strain TT.TT164.6M chromosome 7, Bangor_MerUng_6.1, whole genome shotgun sequence.
TACTTGTTGACCTTGTAGAGGAGGAGGTCCTGGGCGTTGTttatcttcatcatcatcctcaAAGTGAGGAAGATGTTGCTGACCTCCACCAGCAGGGTTAAGACGCCGCCACCGACAAAGCTTTTCCAGAAGATTCCAGAGAAGAAGGCGCCCATAGCCTAGGGCACATGACAAAAGAGAACGTTTGAAAAGTGCCATGGCACCCCTGGGCAAATCCGAGTAGCGCACAGCAGGCTCTCCTGCTAAGTCAGTCGCTAGACTTAGACTTTACGCCAGGGTGTTAGCTCTGCGTGACATTCCTAGTCTGTTTAGGTAAGCCCAGGCCCTCCCCTGGCCCCAGAGGGAGCAGAAAGCCTTAGGCAACCTTGGGGAAGCCACACTGCGGGGTTAAGATGGCCTCCCTGTCTCAAATGGTTGTGACCATGTTGCCTGTATGACTTCACTGCTTTCCTCACTCACCATGACATGATGTACAAGATATTCCCAAGAAGCTCGAGTCTGTCCACTAACAACGATGTCCACCGTGTCGTGGATGAAGTATCCTAGTGGAGGAGTAGGGAGAGAGAAGACTGAGCATACTTAGTGGCCTTCCACCCTCACCTCGGCCTCTCCGGGCGTAACCTACCTGCAGAGAAGCAGACAAGCAAATAGCCAGAAAATGACCACGCCGTCTCGATCTCCACCAGCATTTCAGGGGTTTGCCATATGCTGGAACAGAGAAAGGGATATTCTCTCGGCTGCAGCTTCCCAGAGGACCCTCGCTTCCCCCAACACTCGCTAGTCTCAGGGCTCTCTAGGCGCCTACTATTGGCTGATTGGAGAGTTAGGAGGGGCTTGGCCCAAGCCCAGGTACCTCGGGTTTCCCACAGCCGTTCCTGTTTGGGTAGTTTTCCAAACCGGGAATCAGGTGAGATCCCTGCGTGAATGATGGGAATAGTGACAGGGAGGCCAGTCCCGACACCCTGCGAAAGATCCCTCGGCCACCTCATCACCCCAGGTTCACTCACCACAGCAGTGCCCAGATCCCTGATACGATGGAGTGGGTGAAGGAGACGAGTAGGTTGTGCCAACGCCAGGTGCGCAGGGGGTCGGTGTGCACGTgggcaggcaggggcaggcggcAGAGCACACGGCGGAGTGCTCGGAAGATCAGCGTGGCGCCCAGGAGCAGCGGCCAGGCGGGGTGCAGCAGCAGGGGCATGCTGGCCCTTCTCGCCGTCCGTCTGCCCGCCCTTTAAGCCGTCTCCTCCGGCAGCGCTGGAACACCGCTCCGTCTCTGGACAGCGCGCCACGACCGACTCCGCCACGGGCCGCCAGCCCCAGTTTTGCGGAGCCCTCAAGGCCCCTTCGCTCCTCCCCGCGCTCCCGGCGAGGCCTCTGCCCGCCCCTGCCGCccgcgcccccgccccgccccgccgcctGCCCCCGCCCCTCGGGCGCCGCGGCCCCGAGTCCCCCGGGGCCCCGCCCTGGTCCCGCCGATCTGAGCGCGAAGGGGCTGTCCCCGCCATCGCCGCCAAGGCACCCCGGCCTGGCGCCTCCCGACAGCCGAGGGCGTCCTCGGACGCCCCCGTGCCTCCCGCCCCGCCGGCTCACGTCGCCACTCTCCCGGCCGATACCGGCTCCCACACCCTGGGCGGGTCCCGCGAGAACGCTCCTTTCTCAACTCTTTTTCAGGGCAGAGCTGGGCGGGACCGGCGCGCAGACGGGGCTGCTGGAGCCGGGTCCTCGGGCATCCGCAGCGCCGCTTCGGACCGTGGCTCCGCCCAGAGTCCAGTCCTCGGCCGGCCGGACACCGACGTGTCTACCTGCGTCTCCCGCTTCTCGCATCAGTGCTGCTCAGAACTATGGAGTCACCCACCATCGCCCCTCCCGTCCCGCCGCTCCGGGGCTCCTGGAGCACAGCGGCTGTCACAGTCCTCCCTCAGACAGTCCCAACCCTCTCCTGGCTCCTCGGAGGCCGGGGCGGGGAAGGCTGCGGATTTGCCCAGACAGCTGGGGTGACCCTCTCCAGGGCAGTGGCCTGGAGTGATGGCGGCCTCTGGCCACTAGGTGTCAGCCTGCCCCCACGGTGGTGGGGTCCACGGGCGGCCGCTGTGCGCGGAGCGGGATTAGCAGGCCCCCGGGGGGAGACGCGGCACGGAGCCGGTGCGGGAAGTGAGGACCTGTGTGCGttagggaagaggagaggggacgGGGACGCGAGCAAAAAGTGGGGACCAGGAGGGCGGTGTTTCCAGAGAAAAACAAGCCCGAGCTCAAGCGCCCAGGGTGTTTGCGGTCTTCCCGGGTGGCTCCGGGGTTACACATTAACCCCGTGGGACTCCAGTCGGTTACTAAGTAACAGCGCGGTGTGAAGAGTTGGCTGAGCAGCTTGCGTCCTGTTCGCTCGCTCCCTGCCCGGGAAGCCGGTCCACCGGCCAGCTCCGGCCCGAGCCGGCGGCCGCAGGTTCCCTCGGTCATTCCACGTCGGCTAgtgcggggcggggcggggacaGGAGACAAACACCCCTCCTCGCCCTCCGCGCCCACTCGGAGGTGGGGACGTCCTCTCTTAGCTAACGACCCCTCCCGGATGCCCGAGCTTCATGGCTCCCCCAGGGCAGACGTCGACAAGTCAGGATTAAGTTCGCCCCGGCCGGACCCCTGGCAGCGACCTGCCCAGCCCGCTCTTTCTGGACAGAAGCGTGGGGCCCTCTCGCGCTTTCCCCCAGCCCGAGGGCTGAGCCCCTACCGCAGCGCTCTGCGCGGTTCCGAAGGCGAGCGCGCGGCGACCAGCAGCCGTGGCACCTGGAGATCGCGTCACGTACTCCCCAGGTGACTCAGTTTGCCCGGCTCTCCCGGGCCCTCCCGGGCCAACGCCACCGCCCCGCACAGCGCGCTCTGGAATGCGTTCCCATGGTCCATCCTTTACTCGCCGGGAGGGaatccctttgtctttctgaagtAGTGTCACTCCCGGGCAGCGGGGACTCGATTCTCGCATCCCACCTTTGGGGGACAGTCTAGTTTGCGCGGGGCAACTTGAGTGGGCGCCTCGCCGCTCCAGTCCAAGTACCTACGACCAAGTCACGCGTGTGCAACGTGGCTGGTAGGGGACTGGGCTCTGAGGGCTCGTCGGTAAATCGGGACTGGCTTCCCTGGGATCCCTTGTTGGGGGTAGGGCCGCGGCTCGGACCGTCCGAGTTGGCCTTACAGTCAGAGAAACCACGGGGCCGAACAGACCACCCTGTTCCTTCGGCTCCGCCCTGCGAAAGTCTTACAGCCAGGAGGAGGAGCTCCGGGATGGGGAGGTCCGCGCACGCGCTGCACGGGGACTCCAGTAGCGTAACTGAGAAATGAGATGGAGAAGTACGAGCGGATCCGAGTGGTGGGAAGAGGTGCCTTCGGGTGAGCCAGGGCCTTGGGGAGGAAACGCTAAGGGAGAAACAAGCCCCAATTCTGACCAAGAAGTCGTGGTCCCGCCGGCCCCGCCCCGAAGCGAGAGCGCCACTATCGGATGCCCCACTCAGGCATCCGGTCCTCAGGTCTAGGCGGGAGGCCCCGCCCCTGGCGAGGGCACGCCCACCAGGCCAGCCTGCGCCCTTGGGAGATAGTTGTTCCCATAGATCGTTCCTTACAGCAACTGATAATGAGCGTCAGCAGCGTAGGTCAGACTGCCGAGAGTATACAGTTATGACCAAAACAGGCGAGGCACTTCCCCTCTGTGAACTTAGTCCATAGGAAATTGGTACAAACAAACGAGGTATTGTTAAAGCAGTTAATGAAGTTGAAGCAGCTGTGGACTGTTACTAAGAGACCTTGCAGCAGGTGGGGTGGTGTAATTCCAGTACTTCAGAGCAGATGCAGGGTCATTATGGTcaattcgaggccaacctgggctacatggagaTTGTCTCCAGAGGAAAAGACAGCCAGTTTTTAGGGTACAGCTGGGCAGGCCTGAGTTACATAAccagttcatggccagcctgggcagctGAGTGCTACTTGTCTCAAATTTTAGAAAAGTaaggaaaaaaggggggaatgagagtGTATATCAtgggtagagctcctgcctagcaTGCCCCGGTTTAATGTCAGTACCAAAATGCAACTTAAAGAGTCCCCAAGGAGGTGAGAAAGATGtaaagtccaggatagccagggctacacagggaaaccttgccttgagaaaacaacaaaacaaaaggcttgAAGAAATGAGGATCAGGCATAGTCCTTCCGGCAGATAAAGTAGCGTTTGCAAAGCTCCTCACATGGGCAAAATGTTATAACATTCAAGAAACTGAGAAAAGGAAGAGTGGAGCTAGAAAGTCACGAGCAAAGTGAGGAATGTGGTTGTCCTGGAGGGTGGGGCCAGATTCTGATCTTGTGAAATGAAGTAAGAGGTTAGGTTGACTTAGAGAATAAAGGCAAGGGGGGGGTTCGGTTCTGTTTGTAatagggactgaactcagtgtACAGAGCTACACCCCCAAACCAGGGAAGAGTTTTCAAACCGGAATGGGGTGTGGTGGCCTCtacctgtagtctcagcactggTGGTGGAGGTGGATCAAGGCTTGAGAATAGTAAGTTCTGGGTCTTTAGCTAGATATATGGGCTTCCTAGCAAGCTCAAGGTCAGTCTGGGTTCTGTGAGAGTGTGTCTctggaaacaaataaatcacTGCAGTGATCTTATCTGACCCATGTGGACTTTACAAGGACAGTCTAGGTTGGGGCTGTAGCTTAGTGGTGGAGGGCCCTGGattggattcccagcactgaaaaggaaACAGTTAGGGTCGTTATCGCTGCTGTATAGAGTTTAGATCTCAGGGTGACCGCAGTGGAAGGGACTGTTTTAGAAGGCTGGAGGACATTTTTAAAGTAAGAAGTTACTGTCCTTGCCAGAGGCAACTCAGCTACCAATAGCTCTGAAATTTGAGGTCTTTCCACAGATCTCTACTCAGAAAAGATTTCCAGAAACCTGGACTCTCAACACTCCCAAAGCTGAGGCTAGggaattcaaggccaatctggggACATAGTGAGTTTTCAAGATCATCCTGTGTTACTTAGTGATACGCTATTTCAAAGTCctgaaaccaggagctggaaaGATTGTTGAGTGGTTAGAGCACTTATTCTTGCGGAGGACAGGATTCTATTTCAAGTATCCACACGGTGTGGCTCACGACCACAGgaagctccagttccagaggacccaacatcctcttctggcctctttgggcacaaACATACATCAGGCAAAACATTTTCacataaaaaataagtatttttaaaagccagaacacaaaacaaaaacaaagaattttcttttgtaaatgagATTACAAACTGCTCATAAATGCATTGTACAGATTTACATATAAGGAAGGCACTTAGAAATTCCTAGCTTTACATAGGTCAGAAGGAagttaaaacagtttttttttttgtatttatttattatgtatacaatgttctgtcagcatatacacatgcatgccagaatcgagcaccagatcttattatagatggttgtgagccaccatgtggttgctgggaattgaactcaggacctttggaagagcagccagtgctcttaacctctgagccatctctccagccccaaaacaggttttgtttttaaaacatttgtttttatgtgtcggtggaggtcagaagagaaccttgggtcctctgaaactggagctgccatgtgggtgttaggaaccaAATCTGGGTCTTTGTAAGGCCGGTGAGTGCTCTTAAACTGAGCCAGGTTCCCAGCCCCTTTGATTcatctttctttggttttttgaggcagggtttctctgtgtagccctgactatccaggctggccttgaactcatggagatccacccacctctgcctcccaagggctgggatcaagggcgtgtgccaccaccacttgaCTGGTGTGTTCATATACTtgtagagatcagaagacaacttgtgggagttgattctctccttacCACGTGGGTGGGTTCTGGATTATCAGGCTCATCAGTAAGCACCTTTTCACCCACTGAACAGTCTtggcctgtttttgtttgttttgttttgagacaggctgccTCAGGCTATGTGGCTAAGAATAGTCTTGAAATCCtgaaataaatttcttcttgtctctgcttcccagagtgctaggattacatgcATGTATCACCACCACTGTTATTTAATGatttttagaggaaaaaaaaaaaaaagatttgtttactttatatCATATTGTGGGTCTTTTGCATGCATATATTCATAGGCACCATGTTcaagcctgtggaggccagaagatggagctggatcccctggaactgaaattacagacagttgtgagctgccgtgtgggttctgggaaccaaacctgggccctctggaagagcaaccagccagtgctcttgagctgtctctccagcccaagatttatttttattattttacttttatgtgtgaatgaatgccactgtggaggccagagagctcATCAGATCTTTTGAAGCTGGTGTTACGGGTGATTTTGAGCCCACTAAAGTGGgtactgagccagctctccagactgCTTTCTATTCTCGAGACAGGGTCTTGTcggactggcctggaactccagaTCCTCTTTGGCCTCCACCGTGCCCGGCTTAACCATCTGATGATCGTGTGGGCTGTGGGCTGCCTAACGCATGGCTGGAAGCTCAGTTGGCGCCCACCCTGTGCTATGTTCCTAGGATCGTGCACCTGTGCCTTCGGAAGGCTGACCAGAAGCTGGTGATCATCAAGCAGATCCCCGTGGAGCAGATGACCAAGGAAGAGCGGCAGGCAGCACAGAACGAGTGCCAGGTGCTCAAGCTGCTCAACCACCCCAATGTCATCGAGTACTATGAGAACTTTCTGGAGGACAAGGCCCTCATGATTGCCATGGAGTATGCACCAGGTAAGGCAGCCCAGGTAAGGCAGCGGTCTCTCCTCAGCCTGGAGGTCCCTTTCCCTCCAGGAGGGCTGGACACCACTAGGTGGCTTCCCTCTGGAACACACGTGGCTCAACGTCAGAGTACAGGGTTCTGGCCCGGCTTGGGTGACCATGACCTTGCCCTCTCTGGGCCACAGGTGGCACGCTGGCTGAGTTCATCCAGAAGCGCTGCAATTCCCTGCTGGAGGAGGAGACCATCCTTCACTTCTTCGTGCAGATCCTGCTGGCGCTGCACCACGTGCACACCCACCTCATCCTGCACCGGGACCTCAAGACCCAGAACATCCTTCTCGACAAGCACCGCATGGTTGTCAAGATCGGAGACTTTGGCATCTCTAAGATCCTCAGCAGCAAGAGCAAGGCCTACACGGTACCTGGATGTGCAGGGGACACAGCCGGTCTTCATAGCAGGGGCCTGCTCTACATTTctgcctcttccccttccattagTCCCTGTCTATGTGGTCCTGAAGAGGAAGCCCTGTGGCCCCTGTTCAGAGGCTGTCCCCACACCAGTCTCCAGCCAGAGGCCTCTTCAGCTCTTCCCAAGGCTGTAACACAGGCTTCCCCCCTGCAGGTGGTGGGTACTCCATGCTACATCTCCCCCGAGCTGTGTGAGGGCAAGCCCTACAACCAGAAGAGTGATATCTGGGCTCTGGGCTGTGTCCTGTATGAGCTAGCCAGCCTCAAGAGGGCCTTTGAGGCTGCGGTGAGTACAGACATCACGGAGGGACTCCACCTCCTTCGCCACAGCTCTGACCACTTCTGTGTTCCTTCTCTTGTGGCTGGCCGAGCCGTGCCAGTCTCTACCTGCTGCTGGGTTAACCCAGGGTAGGGTTGTGCCTCTTCCTCACTCAGCTCGGCCTAGGGTAGGGCTTGAGTCCTGCTTTAGCCTGTGAAGTCCTGAGGTATGGATGTGATCCCTGATTCTCCCATGAGATTAGAGACGTTCCCAAGAGCAGGCCTGGAGTTTCCCAAAGCCCCTGGGATTTCCGAGGACATAGCTGAAGTCTCTGTATCAGGCTAGGAAGTTCTAAAATCGGTGTTAGGCTCTCCTGCCATTCTGCCTTCTCTAATGAGACTAGTGTCCTGGGGGTAGACATGTTTTTTTGTTCCATCAGTAGGGGAGCCGCTCTTCCTAAGAGTGCAGCCTAGCACCCTGGCCACCCCCCCACATGTGCTTTCACAGAACTTGCCAGCTCTGGTGCTGAAGATCATGAGTGGCACCTTTGCACCCATCTCTGACCGGTACAGTCCTGAGCTGCGCCAGCTCGTCCTGAGTCTGCTCAGCCTGGAGCCTGCCCAGCGGCCACCGCTCAGCCACATCATGGCACAACCCCTCTGCATCCGGGCCCTCCTCAACCTCCACACCGATGTGGGCAGCGTCCGCATGAGGAGGCTTGTGCAGGGAGATGGGTCCTGGGCCCCAGGGGCGGGCACCCAGTGGGGACACAGGTCTAGGGCTAATAACCCTTCGTTATGTATAGTCCTGACAGAGGGGTGTCAGGACAGGCCTTGTCCTGAGGCCCCTCTGTATCCCACAGGGCAGAGAAGTCCCTGACCCCGGGACCACCCCTGGCTCCTGGCAGCACAGGGATGAGGGCCACCAGTGCCCGATGCAGGGGTGAGTTGGGGACCCACGGCTGGAGCTCTGTAGACTCCCTACCATTTTCGCTAGTTTGACCGGCCTCAAACTTCGTCCTCGCAGGCGTCCCCCGGGGACCTGTGAGACCAGCTATCCCACCTCCACTGTCTTCGGTGTACACGTGGGGCGGTGGCCTCAATGCTCCTCTGAGGCTGCCAATGCTCAACACCGAGGTGGTCCAGGTGGCTGCAGGACGCACGCAGAAGGCTGGCGTTACACGCTCCGGGCGCCTCATCCTGTGGGAGGTGAGCAAGTCGGTGGTGGGCCTGGCCCGGTGAGGGTGGGAGCCCAGAAATGGAGTTGGGGTCTGCAGGCGTCACCCACTCCTTTGCAGGCCCCACCCCTGGGCACTGGAGGAGGCACACTGCTCCCTGGGGCAGCAGAGCTGCCTCAGCCCCAGTTTGTCTCACGTTTCCTGGAGGGCCAGTCGGGTGTGACCATCAAGCATGTGGCCTGCGGGGACCTGTTCACGGCTTGCCTGACTGGTGAGCTTGTCAGGGGAGTGCTCtgtggggacaggaggagggcAGGCAGCGAAACTTATCTCATCCCCAAATCAGTCAATTGATGAATGCTTCTCTTGCCTAAAGGGTTACTGATTTCTCTGTAGCTGCAGCTGAGTGCCTTTTCCTAGCACAGTAGGCCCAGCAGTGGCTGTGTTAATACTGACTCCATTGGCAGATGGGGAGGACAGTAAGGCTGTCACTACGTCAGAATTATATACTTTCCCCTTCCAGCCTCTTTTCAATACTTCTTCTCCCCCACCCTCCAGACTAGAGACTGAGCCTAGCACCTTGGACATGGTGGGCAAGCATTCTGCTACTGAGTTATAACCGcaggttgcttttgtttttgttttcatgagacaaggtcttgccatgtagtcctggctggcctggaactcttacagatccacctgcttctgcctcctgagtgctggaattaaaggcgagcaccaccatgccaggctttggCTTTTTTTGGTGTCTGTTTGTTCTGGGGCAATGTTTTATAAGCTCAGCCAGTCAGACCTGCATTCCTCCCTCTGTCTGTGTAGCTTCAGTACCTACTGGTGCCACCAGACCCGGCCTCAGCTCCCAAttttacctccctcctcccagctgtaaGCTAAACACACTACTTGAAATGcagtctctctcctctcccatctctcaCTGCGCTCCTTCCCAGACCGAGGCATCATCATGACCTTTGGCAGCGGCAGCAATGGCTGTTTAGGCCATGGCAACTTCACTGACATCAGCCAGGTGGGTGTGCCATGTGCCCCGGAGAGGGGAAGTGAGGACGTCAGGTAGCTGAGCTGATAGCAGACTAGGGGTAGGGGAGTTCCCAGGAGCCTCACGTCCCATTAGCCCCCAGGCTGCACCTGCTCTGGGTCAGCTCAGAAGTCCAGGAAGCCTCTGCAAGGCTTCCCACCTGCTGCTATGATTGCacgctgtgcatgtgtgtggttggAGTTAAAGAGATGGTTCCCTTCTGAGAATTTGCAGCTTCTAATTTCCTGCTTGCAGGAGATGGGGCTGAGACCATGGTAGGGGGCAAGTCCCAGATGCTTTCGTGGCCCTttacttttctccctctctctagcccACCATTGTAGAAGCCCTGCTGGGCTACGAGATGGTGCAGGTGTCCTGTGGGGCCTCTCACGTGCTGGCCCTGTCTACAGATGGAGAACTGTTTGCCTGGGGCCGAGGAGATggtggtaagcctgctccccgcCTCCGGTCCCTTTCCCAGCTTTGTTCAGTGTGGTTCGTTGTCATGCCTGTCTTCCTCTCCAGGCCCATTCTTTCCCTCCTCTATTTCCTCGAAGTCCACTCATTCATTGCACAAACCAGTATTTCATTCTTATCATGTGTTCCTCCATTGTTAATTGCTCAGATAAGATGAATGTGATGTTGCCACATGTGATGGTGttggcttttaatcccagcacttaaggccAGATTGGAAtacagggcaagttccaggttagccaggactacatggtgAAACgctgtctccaaacaaaacaacaacaaaggtggATTCATTCAGGCTTCTGGCATAAGGGAGAGTTTGTTCTAACAGTCCTTACTGTTTTTCACAGTAAGCTAGGAATCAAGACTTAGCACACAGTAGTAAGTACTTGCTCTACCAACGACCTATACCCCTAGCCCACCTGACTAGGAACTGAGACTGGTGATGTCATAGATGGGTTCCAGTCCTGGGGGACTCAGGTGTAAAGAGTGTGTGTtacggggtgtgtgtgtgtgtgtgtgcgcgcgcgcgcgctagAGGACACCAGGGCTATAATAACAAGTAACACTGTGGAATTAATTAAAGGGGACAGCGTCAGCCTGGGGACGCTGACGGCTTTGGATAGGCTCTTATGAGATGGGGTCTCACCTGCAACTTGATGTCTTGCTTTTGAGTGTTGGGACAGAACCTTGCTTTATAGCTtcagctagcctggaattcagcctgtagcccaggcttgcctcataTTCATGGCATCCTCCTATgtcagcatcctgagtgctgtGCTCGATTAGAGGTGTGCTTCATTACAGCCAGCTGCCGTTGGAATGACGGGCAGGCCTTAAGTGATTCTGAGCAGCAGTGAGGCCCAGGAAAGGCATTTCAGGCTGAGAACAGCCTTCATTCATCCTCTTTTCGTTTTTGGCATTATCATTCCTGAAGCTCAAACtaactccattttcttttttttcttcttgtaggTAGGCTGGGATTAGGTACTAGGGAGTCTCATAACTGCCCCCAGCAGGTGCCTGTGCCCCCAGGACAGGAAGCTCAAAGAGTGATTTGTGGTATTGACTCTTCCATGATCCTCACCTTGCCTGGCCGGGTCCTGGCCTGTGGAAGTAACAGGTGAATAGATGCATCAAAGTGATAGGCCTGATTCGCTGCCTTCCTTGGATACAAAGTATTTCAATCCTCATTGCTTCCCTCCAGGGTTCAGAACTAAAGAGGGATTTGGTTCAACTCAGGGTGGGATCTATCTCCTGGGGGGATAGAGCCTAACAATCCCTGCAGAGCCTAGTGGGGGAAAGCGGCCTATGTAAACTCTGGCTCCGTCCCTAGGTTCAACAAGCTAGGCTTGGACCGCCTATCCCTGGAGGAGGAGCCTGTTCCCCACGGGCAAGTGGAGGAGGCCCTGAGCTTCACAGCGCTGGGCTCTGTGCCTCTGGACCAGGAGGCGCTGCTGTGTGTGGACCTCGGCACTGCTCATTCAGCCGCTGTGACTGGTGAGCAGGACCCAGGCGTGGGAGGCCTGCAGGCCATTCTCCAGGCTTTCTCCAGGCGTGTGTTCAAGTGTCGTTTCCTTTCTCCCCATCCCCACAGCCTCTGGCGACTGCTATACCTTTGGCAGCAATCAACATGGGCAGCTGGGCACTAGTTCCCGCCGGGTCAGCAGGGCACCCTGTCGGGTCCAAGGCCTAGAGGGCATCAAGATGGTGATGGTGGCCTGTGGGGATGCCTTCACCGTTGCCATCGGGGCAGGTGAGGGAGGCCTGGATGAAGGTGGGCCAGGGCGAGCCCGTGGGGGCCTGCTCAGTACCTTCCTTTTGCCGCCATGCTTGCTGTCCAGCATCTGACTGCTTGCTCAGGTTGTGCCTACTCTTTGGAATTCTTGGCAGAGGGGGAAGTGTATTCTTGGGGCAAAGGCGCCCGAGGTCGCCTGGGAAGGAGGGATGAGGACGCTGGACTCCCCCGGCCAGTGCAGCTGGATGAGACTCATCCTTACGTGGTGACCT
Proteins encoded in this region:
- the Nek8 gene encoding serine/threonine-protein kinase Nek8 isoform X5, with product MTKEERQAAQNECQVLKLLNHPNVIEYYENFLEDKALMIAMEYAPGGTLAEFIQKRCNSLLEEETILHFFVQILLALHHVHTHLILHRDLKTQNILLDKHRMVVKIGDFGISKILSSKSKAYTVVGTPCYISPELCEGKPYNQKSDIWALGCVLYELASLKRAFEAANLPALVLKIMSGTFAPISDRYSPELRQLVLSLLSLEPAQRPPLSHIMAQPLCIRALLNLHTDVGSVRMRRAEKSLTPGPPLAPGSTGMRATSARCRGVPRGPVRPAIPPPLSSVYTWGGGLNAPLRLPMLNTEVVQVAAGRTQKAGVTRSGRLILWEAPPLGTGGGTLLPGAAELPQPQFVSRFLEGQSGVTIKHVACGDLFTACLTDRGIIMTFGSGSNGCLGHGNFTDISQPTIVEALLGYEMVQVSCGASHVLALSTDGELFAWGRGDGGRLGLGTRESHNCPQQVPVPPGQEAQRVICGIDSSMILTLPGRVLACGSNRFNKLGLDRLSLEEEPVPHGQVEEALSFTALGSVPLDQEALLCVDLGTAHSAAVTASGDCYTFGSNQHGQLGTSSRRVSRAPCRVQGLEGIKMVMVACGDAFTVAIGAEGEVYSWGKGARGRLGRRDEDAGLPRPVQLDETHPYVVTSVSCCHGNTLLAVRWPSEIKGGCWP